A single Vanacampus margaritifer isolate UIUO_Vmar chromosome 7, RoL_Vmar_1.0, whole genome shotgun sequence DNA region contains:
- the LOC144054848 gene encoding cytochrome P450 3A40-like, which produces MDLLFSATTWTLLALLVTLFVIFGYWPYNTFKKLGIPGPRPVLLFGNMLNYRKGFIHFDMECHKKYGKIWGIFDGRMPLLCVMDPVIIKTVLIKECYSLFTNRRNFRLNGPLYDAVSIAEDENWRRIRSILSPSFTSGRLKEMFVIMKRHSANLVSSMKKAADLNQALELKEFFGPYSMDVVTSTAFSVDLDSINNPTDPFVTNIKKLLKFDFFNVIFLLIAFFPSLGPVFEKMEFSFFPTSVFDFFYAALQKIKSSHESSGRGGRVDFLQLMIDSQKNDNSTEDDKKKGLSDHEILSQAMIFIFAGYETSSSSLSFLAHSLATNPHVMKKLQDEVDAAFPNKAAVQYQELMEMEYLDMVINESLRLYPIVQRLERVAKASIEVNGVIIPKGMPVVVPTWPLHRDPDLWPEPEKFKPERFSKENKDSIDPYVYLPFGAGPRNCIGMRFAMVSMKLAMVEILQRYNFCMCDETEVPIEMDVQGLLMPKRPIKLKLELRS; this is translated from the exons ATGGACTTGCTGTTTTCGGCCACGACGTGGACTTTGCTGGCACTCCTCGTCACGCTCTTTGTCAT CTTCGGCTACTGGCCCTACAACACCTTCAAAAAACTGGGCATCCCGGGTCCCAGGCCGGTGCTGCTCTTCGGAAACATGCTCAACTACAGGAAG GGTTTCATTCACTTTGACATGGAGTGCCACAAGAAATATGGCAAAATATGGGG CATCTTTGACGGCCGTATGCCGCTTTTGTGCGTCATGGACCCCGTCATCATCAAGACGGTGCTCATCAAGGAGTGTTACTCGCTCTTCACCAACCGCAGA AACTTCCGTCTGAACGGCCCCCTGTACGACGCCGTCAGCATCGCCGAGGACGAAAACTGGAGGAGGATCCGAAGCATCCTCTCGCCCTCCTTCACCTCCGGACGACTCAAAGAG ATGTTTGTCATCATGAAGCGTCACTCGGCCAACCTGGTGAGCAGCATGAAGAAGGCGGCAGACCTCAATCAAGCGCTGGAACTCAAGGA GTTCTTCGGCCCGTACAGCATGGACGTGGTGACCAGCACCGCCTTCAGCGTGGACCTGGACTCCATCAACAACCCCACCGATCCGTTTGTCACCAACATCAAGAAGCTGCTCAAGTTCGACTTCTTTAACGTGATCTTCCTCCTCATAG CCTTCTTCCCCTCCTTGGGTCCCGTCTTCGAGAAGATGGAGTTCTCCTTCTTCCCGACCTCAGTCTTCGACTTCTTCTATGCTGCCCTGCAGAAGATCAAATCCAGCCATGAGAGCAGCGGGCGAGGG GGTCGCGTGGATTTCCTGCAGCTGATGATTGACTCGCAGAAGAATGACAACTCCACCGAAGATGACAAGAAAAAAG GTCTGAGTGACCACGAGATCCTCTCCCAAGCCATGATTTTCATCTTTGCCGGCTACGAAACCAGCAGCAGCTCGCTCAGCTTCTTGGCGCACAGCTTAGCCACCAACCCTCACGTCATGAAGAAGCTGCAGGACGAGGTGGACGCCGCCTTCCCCAACAAG gCCGCCGTGCAGTACCAGGAGCTGATGGAGATGGAGTACTTGGACATGGTGATCAACGAGTCGCTCCGCTTGTACCCCATCGTCCAGCGTTTGGAGCGCGTGGCCAAGGCCAGCATTGAGGTCAACGGCGTGATCATCCCCAAGGGCATGCCCGTCGTGGTGCCCACCTGGCCCCTGCACCGTGACCCCGACCTTTGGCCTGAGCCCGAAAAGTTCAAACCGGAGAG GTTcagtaaagaaaacaaagaCTCCATTGACCCGTACGTGTACTTGCCATTTGGCGCGGGTCCTCGTAACTGCATCGGGATGCGCTTTGCGATGGTCAGCATGAAGCTGGCCATGGTGGAGATCTTGCAGCGCTACAACTTTTGCATGTGCGACGAGACCGAG GTGCCCATCGAAATGGATGTGCAGGGCCTGCTGATGCCCAAGCGACCCATCAAACTGAAGCTGGAGCTGCGATCGTGA